The following are encoded together in the Juglans microcarpa x Juglans regia isolate MS1-56 chromosome 2D, Jm3101_v1.0, whole genome shotgun sequence genome:
- the LOC121250944 gene encoding pentatricopeptide repeat-containing protein At4g35850, mitochondrial isoform X2 — protein sequence MKLLFRSITGQHRSVARELGRRYFAASTEEYAKRNYANNVSEYNTVVGSLTAQRRHFLLRDVYDDMMLDGVQPTRDVFHSLIVGTMKGARLQDGFYFKDQMKVMGLLPDVNLFNILISLCGKCKNSDQAIQILEEMKKSEVKPNAQTFVCLLNACAAAGRLDRVYAIVRDMTAAGVGLNKFCYAGLIAAHKNKTPVADDFATKVIIKSKEFLPVDTTSVTAENLMMGVSEEELYNLPTAEYVNRRGTFLNRELTVYHVALHGCADLRNVEVMEALLEMLKNNGKTPDVFIIMQTMRCYLHSGDIDHGLKTFEDYMNSGKPPAVELYVTLVEGAMVGHTPKGMQLAQDALVNMNSRGFFLSPKIGSDLLLSASGEKTGGYTTANYIWDLMQARKVTPSLPAVEAYYKGLKDREIPEDDPRLLLVSRTYDNLRVRFGTGPGRP from the exons ATGAAGCTCCTCTTCCGATCTATCACTG GGCAGCATAGGTCAGTGGCTCGAGAGCTGGGACGTCGGTACTTCGCGGCGTCCACAGAAGAATACGCCAAGCGAAACTACGCAAATAATGTTTCCGAGTACAACACCGTTGTCGGCTCCCTCACTGCCCAAAGAAG GCATTTCTTGTTGAGGGATGTTTACGATGATATGATGCTGGACGGAGTGCAGCCCACTAGGGACGTGTTCCATTCACTGATAGTGGGGACCATGAAAGGCGCCCGCTTGCAGGACGGCTTTTACTTCAAGGACCAAATGAAAGTCATGGGTTTGCTTCCTGAT GTTAATTTATTCAACATTTTGATCTCGTTATGCGGGAAATGCAAAAACTCTGACCAGGCAATCCAG ATTttggaagaaatgaagaaatctGAAGTGAAGCCTAATGCCCAAACTTTTGTCTGTCTACTCAATGCATGTGCAGCAGCAGGCCGTTTAGATCGAGT GTATGCAATTGTCCGTGATATGACTGCTGCCGGTGTTGGGTTGAACAAGTTTTGCTATGCGGGACTTATAGCTGCACACAAGAACAAGACGCCTGTAGCAGATGATTTTGCCACCAAAGTAATTATCAA GTCCAAGGAGTTTCTACCAGTTGATACAACAAGTGTAACTGCTGAAAATTTGATGATGGGTGTTTCAGAAGAAGAGCTGTATAATCTACCCACTGCCGAATATGTTAACAGGCGTGGAACTTTTTTAAATAGGGAACTGACTGTTTATCATGTTGCACTTCATGGCTGTGCAGACCTCAGGAATGTAGAG GTGATGGAAGCGTTGTTGGAAATGCTAAAGAACAATGGAAAAACTCCTGATGTCTTCATCATAATGCAAACTATGAG GTGCTATTTACATTCAGGGGACATTGATCACGGTCTTAAAACTTTTGAGGACTACATGAATTCAGGGAAGCCTCCGGCAGTGGAACTATATGTG ACACTTGTGGAGGGAGCCATGGTTGGGCATACTCCCAAGGGAATGCAACTTGCTCAAGACGCTCTG GTAAATATGAATTCCAGGGGCTTCTTCTTGAGCCCAAAAATTGGGAGTGATCTCCTCCTCTCAGCGTCTGGAGAAAAG ACTGGTGGATATACTACTGCCAACTATATATGGGATCTGATGCAAGCTCGCAAAGTGACTCCCTCACTTCCTGCTGTGGAAGCGTATTACAAGGGCTTGAAA GACCGCGAGATACCAGAAGATGATCCACGACTGTTACTGGTTTCTCGGACTTACGACAACCTTCGAGTGAGATTTGGAACCGGACCCGGAAGACCTTAG
- the LOC121250944 gene encoding pentatricopeptide repeat-containing protein At4g35850, mitochondrial isoform X1: MKLLFRSITGQHRSVARELGRRYFAASTEEYAKRNYANNVSEYNTVVGSLTAQRRHFLLRDVYDDMMLDGVQPTRDVFHSLIVGTMKGARLQDGFYFKDQMKVMGLLPDVNLFNILISLCGKCKNSDQAIQILEEMKKSEVKPNAQTFVCLLNACAAAGRLDRVYAIVRDMTAAGVGLNKFCYAGLIAAHKNKTPVADDFATKVIEFVDRSKEFLPVDTTSVTAENLMMGVSEEELYNLPTAEYVNRRGTFLNRELTVYHVALHGCADLRNVEVMEALLEMLKNNGKTPDVFIIMQTMRCYLHSGDIDHGLKTFEDYMNSGKPPAVELYVTLVEGAMVGHTPKGMQLAQDALVNMNSRGFFLSPKIGSDLLLSASGEKTGGYTTANYIWDLMQARKVTPSLPAVEAYYKGLKDREIPEDDPRLLLVSRTYDNLRVRFGTGPGRP; this comes from the exons ATGAAGCTCCTCTTCCGATCTATCACTG GGCAGCATAGGTCAGTGGCTCGAGAGCTGGGACGTCGGTACTTCGCGGCGTCCACAGAAGAATACGCCAAGCGAAACTACGCAAATAATGTTTCCGAGTACAACACCGTTGTCGGCTCCCTCACTGCCCAAAGAAG GCATTTCTTGTTGAGGGATGTTTACGATGATATGATGCTGGACGGAGTGCAGCCCACTAGGGACGTGTTCCATTCACTGATAGTGGGGACCATGAAAGGCGCCCGCTTGCAGGACGGCTTTTACTTCAAGGACCAAATGAAAGTCATGGGTTTGCTTCCTGAT GTTAATTTATTCAACATTTTGATCTCGTTATGCGGGAAATGCAAAAACTCTGACCAGGCAATCCAG ATTttggaagaaatgaagaaatctGAAGTGAAGCCTAATGCCCAAACTTTTGTCTGTCTACTCAATGCATGTGCAGCAGCAGGCCGTTTAGATCGAGT GTATGCAATTGTCCGTGATATGACTGCTGCCGGTGTTGGGTTGAACAAGTTTTGCTATGCGGGACTTATAGCTGCACACAAGAACAAGACGCCTGTAGCAGATGATTTTGCCACCAAA GTCATTGAATTTGTTGATAGGTCCAAGGAGTTTCTACCAGTTGATACAACAAGTGTAACTGCTGAAAATTTGATGATGGGTGTTTCAGAAGAAGAGCTGTATAATCTACCCACTGCCGAATATGTTAACAGGCGTGGAACTTTTTTAAATAGGGAACTGACTGTTTATCATGTTGCACTTCATGGCTGTGCAGACCTCAGGAATGTAGAG GTGATGGAAGCGTTGTTGGAAATGCTAAAGAACAATGGAAAAACTCCTGATGTCTTCATCATAATGCAAACTATGAG GTGCTATTTACATTCAGGGGACATTGATCACGGTCTTAAAACTTTTGAGGACTACATGAATTCAGGGAAGCCTCCGGCAGTGGAACTATATGTG ACACTTGTGGAGGGAGCCATGGTTGGGCATACTCCCAAGGGAATGCAACTTGCTCAAGACGCTCTG GTAAATATGAATTCCAGGGGCTTCTTCTTGAGCCCAAAAATTGGGAGTGATCTCCTCCTCTCAGCGTCTGGAGAAAAG ACTGGTGGATATACTACTGCCAACTATATATGGGATCTGATGCAAGCTCGCAAAGTGACTCCCTCACTTCCTGCTGTGGAAGCGTATTACAAGGGCTTGAAA GACCGCGAGATACCAGAAGATGATCCACGACTGTTACTGGTTTCTCGGACTTACGACAACCTTCGAGTGAGATTTGGAACCGGACCCGGAAGACCTTAG
- the LOC121250944 gene encoding pentatricopeptide repeat-containing protein At4g35850, mitochondrial isoform X3, with the protein MMLDGVQPTRDVFHSLIVGTMKGARLQDGFYFKDQMKVMGLLPDVNLFNILISLCGKCKNSDQAIQILEEMKKSEVKPNAQTFVCLLNACAAAGRLDRVYAIVRDMTAAGVGLNKFCYAGLIAAHKNKTPVADDFATKVIEFVDRSKEFLPVDTTSVTAENLMMGVSEEELYNLPTAEYVNRRGTFLNRELTVYHVALHGCADLRNVEVMEALLEMLKNNGKTPDVFIIMQTMRCYLHSGDIDHGLKTFEDYMNSGKPPAVELYVTLVEGAMVGHTPKGMQLAQDALVNMNSRGFFLSPKIGSDLLLSASGEKTGGYTTANYIWDLMQARKVTPSLPAVEAYYKGLKDREIPEDDPRLLLVSRTYDNLRVRFGTGPGRP; encoded by the exons ATGATGCTGGACGGAGTGCAGCCCACTAGGGACGTGTTCCATTCACTGATAGTGGGGACCATGAAAGGCGCCCGCTTGCAGGACGGCTTTTACTTCAAGGACCAAATGAAAGTCATGGGTTTGCTTCCTGAT GTTAATTTATTCAACATTTTGATCTCGTTATGCGGGAAATGCAAAAACTCTGACCAGGCAATCCAG ATTttggaagaaatgaagaaatctGAAGTGAAGCCTAATGCCCAAACTTTTGTCTGTCTACTCAATGCATGTGCAGCAGCAGGCCGTTTAGATCGAGT GTATGCAATTGTCCGTGATATGACTGCTGCCGGTGTTGGGTTGAACAAGTTTTGCTATGCGGGACTTATAGCTGCACACAAGAACAAGACGCCTGTAGCAGATGATTTTGCCACCAAA GTCATTGAATTTGTTGATAGGTCCAAGGAGTTTCTACCAGTTGATACAACAAGTGTAACTGCTGAAAATTTGATGATGGGTGTTTCAGAAGAAGAGCTGTATAATCTACCCACTGCCGAATATGTTAACAGGCGTGGAACTTTTTTAAATAGGGAACTGACTGTTTATCATGTTGCACTTCATGGCTGTGCAGACCTCAGGAATGTAGAG GTGATGGAAGCGTTGTTGGAAATGCTAAAGAACAATGGAAAAACTCCTGATGTCTTCATCATAATGCAAACTATGAG GTGCTATTTACATTCAGGGGACATTGATCACGGTCTTAAAACTTTTGAGGACTACATGAATTCAGGGAAGCCTCCGGCAGTGGAACTATATGTG ACACTTGTGGAGGGAGCCATGGTTGGGCATACTCCCAAGGGAATGCAACTTGCTCAAGACGCTCTG GTAAATATGAATTCCAGGGGCTTCTTCTTGAGCCCAAAAATTGGGAGTGATCTCCTCCTCTCAGCGTCTGGAGAAAAG ACTGGTGGATATACTACTGCCAACTATATATGGGATCTGATGCAAGCTCGCAAAGTGACTCCCTCACTTCCTGCTGTGGAAGCGTATTACAAGGGCTTGAAA GACCGCGAGATACCAGAAGATGATCCACGACTGTTACTGGTTTCTCGGACTTACGACAACCTTCGAGTGAGATTTGGAACCGGACCCGGAAGACCTTAG
- the LOC121251251 gene encoding uncharacterized protein LOC121251251, protein MAMSLTAKFPYQRLGHDVGFGDHDEERDRVVMRSRGWYRFKRVSIRRRLRLKVPSLRRLLRRKVRLLSAVRVSWSWAKVARRFKESRAHFGDLFAGNYLFIQVNPSSLKCLKKDNDLNGLSSSYSLPRVLA, encoded by the coding sequence ATGGCCATGTCTTTGACTGCCAAGTTCCCTTACCAAAGACTTGGACACGATGTTGGGTTTGGTGATCATGATGAAGAAAGAGACAGAGTGGTTATGAGATCGAGAGGTTGGTACAGGTTCAAAAGGGTGTCCATAAGGAGGAGATTGAGGCTCAAGGTTCCAAGCTTGAGAAGGTTGTTGAGGAGGAAAGTTAGACTGCTATCTGCAGTCAGAGTGTCATGGTCTTGGGCAAAGGTGGCGAGGAGATTTAAGGAGAGTCGGGCTCATTTTGGTGATCTCTTTGCAGGAAACTACCTGTTCATTCAAGTCAATCCTTCCTCATTGAAGTGCCTCAAGAAGGATAACGACCTTAATGGCTTGTCCTCTAGCTACTCTCTTCCAAGAGTACTTGCTTAA